A genomic window from Rhodococcus sp. KBS0724 includes:
- a CDS encoding polyamine aminopropyltransferase, with product MIVTDSRTVLTARARVLLLAAVAACAACGLIYELALLTLSVSLTGGGITQTSLIVAGFVAALGIGALAAKPLLGHAAISFVTVEILLGIIGGFSAVTLYVTFTFFGSSGAVLVAATALIGILVGAEVPLLMTLLQSGRTDNDAQSAGKVLANLNAADYLGALIGGLLWPFVLLPWVGMIRGAAITGMINRVAAAVVALILLRWQLSLRARLIAVAAMLLAASLIGWLLIAASDIEITARQRLYTDPVVAASRSQYQEIVVTERKNDVRLFLDGDLQFSSVDEHRYTESLVYPALTNNPQRVLILGGGDGLAAREVLRMHSVAEIVQVELDPAVIELANTRLRSLNGGALEDSRVHVVLDDAFRWLRETHQPGFDSVIVDLPDPDTPALGRLYSMEFYGLAAAVLNPGGLMVVQSGSPYSTPDAYWRTVSTVSAVGLGVSPYHVFVPSFGDWGYVLAQVGGAPPELRLPDGAPELRFLDEPTLASASVFPRDRPRRDMEPSTLDQPRIVDDMRKGYER from the coding sequence ATGATTGTCACCGATTCACGGACTGTGCTCACTGCCCGGGCGCGGGTGCTGCTCCTCGCCGCCGTCGCTGCCTGTGCTGCCTGCGGACTGATCTACGAGTTGGCACTGCTCACTCTGTCCGTCAGTCTCACTGGCGGCGGAATCACGCAGACGTCACTGATCGTGGCCGGATTTGTTGCGGCGCTCGGCATCGGGGCCCTTGCCGCCAAACCGTTGTTGGGGCACGCGGCTATTTCCTTTGTGACAGTGGAGATTCTGCTCGGCATCATCGGTGGATTCAGCGCGGTCACGCTCTACGTCACCTTCACGTTCTTTGGTTCCAGCGGGGCAGTTCTTGTTGCTGCCACGGCACTGATCGGCATTCTCGTGGGTGCGGAAGTGCCACTGCTGATGACGTTGCTGCAATCCGGACGCACCGACAACGACGCACAAAGTGCCGGAAAAGTGCTCGCCAATCTGAATGCAGCGGACTACTTGGGTGCGCTGATCGGCGGGTTGCTCTGGCCGTTTGTCTTGTTGCCGTGGGTCGGGATGATCCGGGGCGCAGCAATTACCGGAATGATCAACCGCGTCGCCGCGGCTGTGGTTGCCTTGATTCTGCTGCGGTGGCAGCTCAGCCTGCGCGCCCGACTGATTGCTGTTGCGGCAATGCTGTTGGCCGCGAGCCTGATCGGATGGTTGTTGATCGCCGCCTCCGACATCGAAATCACGGCCCGTCAGCGTCTGTATACGGACCCCGTGGTTGCGGCATCGCGATCGCAGTATCAAGAAATTGTTGTCACGGAACGTAAGAACGACGTCCGGCTCTTCCTCGACGGAGATCTCCAATTCTCGAGTGTCGACGAACATCGCTACACGGAGTCCCTGGTGTATCCGGCGCTCACGAACAACCCACAACGGGTGTTGATCTTGGGTGGGGGAGACGGACTTGCAGCACGGGAAGTGTTGCGGATGCACAGCGTTGCGGAAATTGTGCAGGTGGAGCTCGATCCTGCCGTTATCGAACTGGCGAACACTCGACTGCGATCGTTGAACGGCGGCGCACTCGAAGACTCACGAGTGCACGTTGTCCTCGACGACGCATTTCGGTGGTTGCGTGAGACGCATCAACCCGGCTTCGACTCCGTGATCGTCGATCTCCCCGATCCTGACACCCCGGCATTGGGCAGGCTCTATTCGATGGAGTTCTACGGTCTGGCCGCGGCCGTACTCAATCCGGGCGGATTGATGGTCGTCCAGTCCGGCAGTCCGTATTCGACGCCCGATGCCTACTGGCGAACAGTGTCGACAGTGTCCGCCGTCGGTCTCGGGGTCTCCCCGTACCACGTGTTTGTTCCCAGTTTTGGTGACTGGGGATACGTACTCGCCCAAGTGGGCGGAGCGCCACCGGAATTGCGTTTGCCTGACGGCGCTCCGGAATTGCGCTTTCTCGACGAACCCACATTGGCGTCGGCTTCCGTCTTCCCGCGGGACCGTCCACGCCGCGACATGGAACCGTCGACGCTCGACCAGCCTCGGATAGTAGATGATATGCGCAAGGGCTATGAGCGCTAA
- a CDS encoding DUF350 domain-containing protein has protein sequence MNANLASETVEIGTVDPALLVGGVLGTLAYFVVGVAVLATGFLVLDLMTPGNLRHQVYVDKNPNAAILLGANHLALAIIVVTAILTSSDGFAQGLADSAVYGLFAIVLQAIALRLMNAFLPGKLVALVQDPKMCGAAWAVGVTLLSIGLVNAAALT, from the coding sequence TTGAACGCCAACCTTGCTTCTGAAACTGTGGAAATCGGCACTGTTGACCCAGCTCTGCTGGTCGGTGGTGTTCTGGGGACGCTGGCGTACTTCGTAGTCGGAGTTGCTGTTCTGGCCACCGGATTTCTGGTTCTCGATCTCATGACGCCGGGCAATCTCCGCCACCAGGTGTACGTCGACAAGAATCCGAATGCGGCAATTCTTCTGGGCGCCAACCATCTTGCGCTTGCCATCATCGTCGTGACCGCCATTCTCACCAGTTCCGACGGATTTGCCCAGGGGCTTGCGGATTCAGCTGTGTACGGTCTGTTCGCAATTGTTCTTCAGGCCATTGCACTGCGACTGATGAACGCGTTTCTGCCGGGTAAGTTGGTTGCGCTGGTGCAGGATCCGAAGATGTGCGGTGCGGCCTGGGCGGTGGGCGTGACCCTGCTGTCCATCGGCTTGGTGAACGCCGCTGCTCTCACCTGA
- a CDS encoding DUF4247 domain-containing protein translates to MACVLSSCGNAVKDFIADNYSKSSQTGDVAVYSSKDPVGTTVSRIVDAEEPAARSADGGNEYLRYDDDIVTVSAAAGGSTIRVEDINGTYRSGGYAYLGPGFNPGSPAGGGSGSGGSGSAK, encoded by the coding sequence ATGGCATGTGTGCTGTCCTCGTGCGGCAACGCGGTCAAGGACTTCATTGCGGACAATTATTCCAAGAGTTCGCAAACCGGCGACGTCGCTGTGTATTCGTCGAAAGATCCTGTCGGTACGACGGTGTCGCGGATCGTCGATGCGGAAGAACCTGCGGCCCGCAGTGCCGACGGCGGCAATGAGTACCTGCGTTACGACGACGATATCGTGACCGTCAGCGCGGCCGCCGGGGGAAGCACCATCAGGGTCGAAGACATCAACGGCACATACCGCAGTGGCGGATATGCCTATTTGGGACCGGGATTCAATCCCGGATCACCGGCCGGTGGCGGCAGCGGCAGCGGTGGATCGGGCAGCGCCAAATGA
- a CDS encoding DUF2617 family protein, which translates to MSVHLLDVEPTDVDASALGLVVDAPAPPALAQLVIETDDGALTLGVLGASHVVTARSGGETLTEQVSCDAVAAGGDPLPGAEVLGPYRFESSTQTLDRTEFVAEASRLKVQAAADGWICGSFPGDDTAVTVLFGSSLGHGWAWQSWHLYPGEGTGVIVKTRSRWHP; encoded by the coding sequence GTGAGTGTTCATCTCCTCGACGTGGAGCCCACTGATGTGGATGCGTCTGCGCTCGGCCTTGTGGTGGACGCACCGGCGCCACCGGCCTTGGCCCAGCTTGTTATCGAAACAGATGACGGTGCTTTGACTTTGGGGGTGCTGGGGGCATCGCACGTAGTCACCGCGCGCTCGGGTGGTGAAACATTGACCGAGCAGGTGTCCTGCGATGCGGTCGCAGCTGGTGGCGATCCACTGCCGGGTGCTGAAGTTCTCGGACCGTATCGTTTCGAATCTTCCACGCAGACTCTCGACCGAACAGAGTTCGTTGCCGAGGCCTCCCGCTTGAAAGTGCAGGCAGCGGCCGATGGTTGGATTTGCGGTTCGTTTCCCGGCGACGACACCGCTGTCACGGTGTTGTTCGGCAGCAGCCTGGGGCATGGATGGGCTTGGCAGAGTTGGCATTTGTACCCAGGGGAGGGGACTGGAGTGATTGTGAAGACCAGAAGTAGGTGGCATCCGTGA
- a CDS encoding DUF4178 domain-containing protein has protein sequence MTNVLIVVLILVVIAAVAFVVLRGRKSAPVGRVDPLADYPEVYDPHKIGVGDIITYAGIDHVVRGTIILDEEGYIWREHLLDGSTGRRWLTVEDDEGELEMTLWMRREGTNLEPNGDVILDDKVHRRIESGTARFTAEGTTGTAPSGVMDYADYATADKTGLIAFEKWARGQSWEVSTGRAVTRAELTVIHSGPPQ, from the coding sequence TTGACGAACGTGCTGATAGTTGTACTGATACTTGTTGTGATCGCGGCAGTGGCCTTCGTGGTTCTGCGCGGCCGTAAGAGCGCTCCGGTGGGGCGTGTAGACCCGCTTGCGGACTATCCGGAGGTATACGACCCCCACAAGATCGGTGTCGGAGACATCATCACCTACGCGGGGATCGACCACGTGGTTCGCGGGACCATCATCCTCGACGAGGAAGGGTACATCTGGCGCGAGCACCTTCTCGACGGTTCGACCGGCCGCCGCTGGCTGACCGTCGAAGATGACGAGGGTGAACTCGAGATGACGCTGTGGATGCGGCGCGAGGGCACCAACCTCGAACCGAATGGCGACGTCATTCTCGACGACAAGGTGCACCGCAGGATCGAAAGTGGAACCGCACGGTTCACTGCCGAGGGCACCACAGGCACCGCACCGTCGGGTGTGATGGACTACGCCGACTATGCAACTGCCGACAAGACCGGGCTCATTGCATTCGAGAAGTGGGCTCGCGGCCAGTCGTGGGAGGTTTCCACCGGTCGCGCAGTCACCCGTGCAGAGTTGACCGTCATACATTCCGGCCCGCCGCAGTGA
- a CDS encoding NAD-dependent succinate-semialdehyde dehydrogenase has protein sequence MANYKTVNPATGETVREFDTLDDAGVEAALEKVHNGYLNWRKSAPTQRAQILTRTAELYNERADELARMIALEMGKPVREAKGEVQLSAAIYQWYADHGPSLLAEERLDVPGAEESVVYRRPIGALVGVMPWNYPYYQVARFAAPNLMLGNTVILKHASNCPQSALLMEEILQQAGLPEDAYVNVFATNEQIADMIADPRVQGVSLTGSERAGTSVAETAGRNLKKVVLELGGSDVFIVLDSDDMDATVKAAAKARLSNAGQACNAAKRFIVVEDFYDDFTQKLTASFQSVTAGDPLEADTVLGPLSSQSAADTLLEQIQDAVDKGATLLTGGAKIDRPGAYVQPTLLTDVTPDMRAYSEELFGPAGVVYKVKSANDAVDLANSSVYGLSGSVWSSDLDAARAVAADLDVGMAFVNEHGTTLPGLPFGGVKRSGVGRELGPWGMDEFANKKLIRVSKK, from the coding sequence ATGGCCAATTACAAAACAGTCAATCCCGCGACAGGTGAAACCGTCAGGGAATTCGATACTTTGGATGACGCCGGAGTGGAAGCCGCACTGGAGAAGGTTCACAACGGCTATCTGAACTGGAGAAAGAGTGCGCCGACACAACGGGCACAGATACTGACCAGAACCGCCGAACTGTACAACGAACGCGCCGACGAACTGGCGCGCATGATCGCCCTGGAAATGGGAAAACCCGTTCGCGAAGCCAAGGGCGAGGTACAACTGTCCGCCGCGATCTACCAGTGGTACGCCGATCACGGACCGTCATTGCTCGCTGAAGAACGACTCGACGTTCCCGGCGCCGAAGAATCGGTGGTGTACCGACGTCCGATCGGCGCGCTCGTCGGCGTGATGCCGTGGAACTATCCCTACTACCAGGTCGCACGGTTTGCGGCGCCCAATCTCATGCTCGGAAACACTGTCATCCTCAAGCACGCGTCCAACTGTCCTCAATCTGCGCTGCTGATGGAAGAGATCCTGCAGCAGGCCGGCCTGCCGGAGGATGCGTACGTGAACGTTTTTGCGACCAACGAGCAGATTGCCGACATGATCGCAGACCCCCGCGTGCAAGGTGTCTCGTTGACCGGAAGCGAACGCGCCGGAACCAGCGTCGCGGAAACTGCGGGGCGCAACCTCAAGAAGGTGGTACTCGAACTCGGCGGCTCGGACGTGTTCATCGTCCTCGACTCCGACGACATGGACGCCACCGTCAAGGCCGCAGCCAAGGCTCGCTTGTCCAACGCCGGTCAGGCGTGCAACGCGGCCAAACGATTCATCGTGGTCGAGGACTTCTACGACGATTTCACGCAGAAACTGACCGCGTCGTTCCAATCTGTCACGGCCGGTGATCCGTTGGAAGCGGATACGGTTCTCGGGCCGCTCTCGTCCCAGAGCGCGGCAGATACATTGCTCGAGCAGATCCAAGACGCCGTCGACAAGGGAGCAACCCTCCTGACGGGCGGCGCGAAGATCGACCGCCCCGGCGCCTACGTTCAACCGACATTGCTCACCGATGTCACCCCGGACATGCGCGCCTACAGCGAGGAACTCTTCGGGCCGGCCGGGGTGGTGTACAAGGTCAAGTCAGCGAATGACGCCGTCGACCTTGCCAATTCGTCGGTCTACGGGCTGAGCGGATCCGTCTGGAGTAGCGACCTGGATGCTGCGCGTGCAGTCGCCGCAGATCTCGACGTCGGAATGGCCTTTGTCAACGAACACGGCACAACGCTGCCCGGTCTTCCCTTCGGCGGAGTCAAGCGCTCGGGAGTCGGACGTGAGCTCGGTCCTTGGGGTATGGACGAATTCGCCAACAAGAAGTTGATCCGCGTGTCCAAGAAATAA
- a CDS encoding GntR family transcriptional regulator translates to MHLTSLNPPKEDAHAALAAHRGLLERTSRTARVAGILRELIIDGSFRPGARLSEPDICAALDVSRNTVREAFQILIEDRLVSHELNRGVFVRVPSAEDIAELYICRRVVESAGVRDFDPETGNLDDVSAALDLAEERLAADDWTGVGTADIHFHRAIAGLSNSSRIDELMGGVWNELRLVFHVMDDAHRFHSPYLARNHEIHSALKAGDNATAVELLQRYLYDARDHILADYPAAVERLSGRT, encoded by the coding sequence GTGCACTTGACCAGCCTGAATCCTCCGAAAGAGGATGCACACGCCGCGTTGGCCGCCCATCGAGGGCTTCTCGAGCGCACCAGCCGGACGGCTCGGGTCGCCGGGATTCTGCGCGAGCTGATCATCGACGGAAGCTTCCGTCCCGGCGCACGACTGTCCGAGCCCGACATCTGCGCAGCACTGGACGTCTCCCGAAACACCGTGCGCGAGGCGTTCCAGATCCTGATCGAAGACCGGTTGGTTTCACACGAACTCAACCGTGGCGTATTTGTGCGAGTCCCGTCTGCTGAGGACATCGCCGAGTTGTACATCTGCCGTCGGGTAGTCGAGTCGGCGGGAGTGCGAGACTTCGATCCGGAAACAGGCAATCTCGATGACGTCTCCGCCGCCCTCGATCTCGCCGAAGAACGTCTGGCCGCCGACGACTGGACCGGCGTCGGAACAGCCGACATTCATTTCCATCGCGCGATCGCGGGTTTGAGCAACAGCAGCAGGATCGACGAACTGATGGGCGGTGTGTGGAACGAACTGCGTCTGGTCTTTCACGTCATGGACGACGCACACCGATTCCACTCGCCGTACCTCGCTCGCAATCACGAGATACACAGTGCGTTGAAAGCCGGCGACAATGCGACGGCGGTCGAATTGCTGCAGCGGTATCTCTACGACGCGCGCGATCATATTCTGGCCGACTATCCGGCCGCCGTCGAAAGGTTGTCTGGTCGAACGTAA
- a CDS encoding MFS transporter: protein MTVPIQTEGAPPRPFDWFRTLGPKGKKAFVGAFGGYGLDSYDFQVLPLGLAAIAAYFSITTGQAGLLTTVTLVVSALGGVLAGILVDRIGRVRTLQVTVATYTIFTVLCGFAPNFETLLIFRAFQGLGFGGEWAAGAILVAEYAKPEYRGRAVAFVQSAWAVGWGLSVIIYTIVFQLFDPDIAWRVLFWTGVIPAFLIIWVRRNLKDPEEITEKREKKSDRGSFLAIFRGPMLKTTVFASLLATGVQGGYYTLASWLPTYLKNSRGLDVVGTGGYLAILISGAFLGYVSGGILTDKLGRKRTMQLFATLSAIFMVLYTQVPDGANTLIMILGFPLGFCTSAIFSGFGSFLSELYPTAHRGTGQGFTYNFGRAVGAVFPAIVGFLAASSLGIGGAMIFGAIGYGIAVLALFGLPETLGRQLN from the coding sequence ATGACCGTTCCGATTCAAACCGAAGGTGCCCCTCCGCGCCCGTTCGACTGGTTCCGCACGCTTGGACCGAAGGGCAAGAAGGCATTCGTCGGCGCTTTCGGCGGCTACGGCCTCGACTCGTACGACTTCCAGGTGCTCCCTCTCGGGTTGGCCGCGATTGCCGCGTACTTCTCGATCACGACGGGACAGGCCGGTCTGCTGACCACTGTCACGCTGGTGGTCTCCGCGCTCGGCGGTGTCCTCGCCGGCATCCTGGTGGACCGCATCGGACGCGTCCGCACCTTGCAGGTAACGGTCGCGACCTACACGATCTTCACGGTCCTGTGCGGTTTTGCACCCAACTTCGAGACGCTGCTCATCTTCCGCGCGTTCCAGGGTCTGGGCTTCGGCGGTGAATGGGCTGCCGGCGCAATTCTGGTAGCCGAATACGCAAAGCCCGAGTACCGCGGCCGAGCAGTCGCCTTCGTTCAGAGCGCCTGGGCGGTGGGCTGGGGCTTGTCGGTCATCATCTACACAATCGTCTTCCAGCTCTTCGATCCCGACATCGCGTGGCGCGTTCTGTTCTGGACCGGAGTGATCCCCGCGTTCCTCATCATCTGGGTACGTCGCAACCTCAAGGACCCGGAAGAAATCACCGAGAAGCGTGAGAAGAAATCCGACCGGGGTTCCTTCCTCGCCATCTTCCGTGGCCCGATGCTCAAGACCACCGTCTTTGCCTCACTGCTCGCCACCGGCGTCCAGGGCGGTTACTACACACTCGCGTCGTGGCTTCCGACTTACCTGAAGAACTCACGCGGCCTCGACGTCGTGGGCACCGGCGGCTATCTCGCGATCCTCATCAGCGGCGCATTCCTCGGATACGTCAGCGGCGGAATCCTCACCGACAAGCTCGGCCGTAAGCGAACCATGCAGTTGTTCGCCACCTTGTCTGCCATCTTCATGGTGCTTTACACCCAGGTTCCCGACGGGGCCAACACCCTCATCATGATTCTCGGATTCCCCCTGGGCTTCTGCACGTCGGCGATCTTCAGCGGATTCGGTTCGTTCCTCTCGGAGCTCTACCCGACCGCGCACCGCGGTACGGGACAGGGATTCACGTACAACTTCGGTCGCGCAGTCGGTGCCGTGTTCCCCGCCATCGTCGGGTTCCTCGCAGCCAGCAGCCTGGGCATCGGCGGTGCCATGATCTTCGGCGCCATCGGCTACGGCATCGCTGTCCTGGCACTCTTCGGACTACCCGAAACCCTGGGACGCCAACTCAACTGA
- a CDS encoding putative hydro-lyase, with protein sequence MIENRTNPDPRSARAGFRAGAVFPTSGIAPGFAQTNLIAVPKDWAYDVLLFTQRNPKPCPVLDVTDAGEFTTILAPGADIRTDFPLYRVWVDGKLSDEIPDATQYWRDDLVAFHIGCSFTFEHPLMAAGIPLRHVEQNRNVPMYITNRECRPAGRVSGPTVVSMRPVPADQVESARSITARMPAVHGAPIHIGDPAELGIADLSRPDFGDAVELAPGDVPMFWACGVTPQAAVMASKLPFAITHAPGHMLVTDAPDSDYTLDLA encoded by the coding sequence ATGATCGAGAATCGCACCAACCCGGATCCACGCTCGGCTCGGGCAGGATTTCGAGCCGGAGCCGTGTTCCCCACGTCCGGAATCGCACCGGGCTTCGCGCAGACCAATCTCATTGCCGTTCCCAAGGACTGGGCATACGACGTTCTGCTCTTCACCCAGCGGAACCCCAAGCCCTGCCCGGTACTCGACGTCACCGATGCCGGAGAATTCACGACGATTCTCGCGCCTGGCGCGGACATCAGGACCGATTTTCCGCTCTACCGCGTCTGGGTCGACGGCAAACTTAGCGACGAGATTCCGGATGCGACGCAGTACTGGCGCGACGATCTGGTGGCATTCCACATCGGCTGCAGCTTCACCTTCGAACATCCTCTGATGGCTGCCGGGATTCCGCTTCGCCACGTCGAGCAGAATCGAAACGTCCCGATGTACATCACGAATCGTGAGTGCCGGCCTGCCGGACGGGTCAGCGGGCCGACAGTGGTGTCGATGCGTCCCGTCCCCGCCGATCAGGTCGAAAGTGCCCGTTCCATCACCGCCCGCATGCCCGCGGTTCACGGTGCACCGATCCACATCGGCGATCCGGCCGAACTCGGCATCGCCGACTTGAGCCGCCCCGACTTCGGCGATGCCGTGGAGCTTGCGCCCGGCGACGTACCGATGTTCTGGGCGTGCGGTGTCACTCCGCAAGCTGCGGTCATGGCGTCGAAACTCCCGTTCGCCATCACCCACGCTCCCGGGCATATGCTGGTGACAGACGCCCCGGACAGCGATTACACCCTGGATCTGGCATGA
- a CDS encoding LamB/YcsF family protein, with protein sequence MNIDLNCDLGEGFGDWRMGDDAALLDIVTSANIACGFHAGDAATMRRTCEMAVEHSVSIGAHIGFRDLVGFGRRHIDITPGDLKDETLYQIGALAGFAHTAGSSVTYVKPHGALYHSASKSPELADAIVIAMTEFSNRLALLGPPQSQLQKAAEAHGVDFVAEGFADRTYTRFGTLTPRSESGAVISDPNAATAQAIDLASSGTVLTSDGITIPMSVKSICVHGDSPGAVAMATSIKAGLINSRIRVESFA encoded by the coding sequence ATGAATATCGACCTCAATTGCGATCTCGGAGAAGGCTTCGGGGATTGGCGCATGGGCGATGACGCTGCGCTCCTCGACATCGTGACGAGCGCCAATATCGCGTGCGGATTCCATGCCGGCGACGCAGCGACCATGCGGCGAACCTGCGAGATGGCGGTCGAACATTCGGTATCCATCGGAGCGCACATCGGTTTTCGCGATCTGGTCGGGTTCGGGCGACGGCACATCGACATCACGCCAGGCGATCTGAAGGACGAAACCCTCTACCAGATCGGCGCACTGGCAGGATTTGCCCACACCGCGGGGTCTTCCGTCACCTACGTCAAGCCCCACGGCGCGCTCTATCACTCCGCATCGAAGAGCCCCGAACTCGCCGACGCTATCGTGATCGCCATGACCGAATTCTCGAATCGCCTTGCGCTGCTGGGACCACCACAGTCTCAGCTGCAGAAAGCTGCCGAGGCACACGGCGTCGACTTTGTTGCCGAAGGATTCGCTGATCGCACGTACACGCGGTTCGGGACACTGACCCCGCGAAGTGAATCCGGTGCGGTCATCTCCGATCCGAACGCCGCGACGGCACAGGCGATCGACTTGGCCAGTAGCGGAACAGTACTCACGTCCGACGGGATCACCATCCCGATGTCGGTGAAAAGTATTTGTGTTCACGGTGATTCGCCCGGCGCAGTTGCCATGGCCACTTCCATCAAGGCTGGGCTGATCAACTCCCGCATTCGGGTGGAGTCGTTCGCATGA
- a CDS encoding allophanate hydrolase subunit 1 → MSHPTILPAGEHALLVDLDTEADVLAFTHALTHNTPAGVEDFLPAARTVLVTCLPTANVAHVLHHLNELTRTMSAAIPDERGDEPPFTINVRYDGPDLDDVARILKMSRAEVISAHTSAVWRCAFIGFAPGFAYLTSGDARLDVPRRTQSRTAVPAGAVALAGGYSAVYPRASPGGWQIIGSTDAVMWDLDATPPAAVQPGRRVRFVNEDKL, encoded by the coding sequence ATGAGTCACCCGACAATCCTCCCGGCCGGTGAACACGCGCTTCTGGTGGACCTCGACACCGAAGCCGATGTTCTTGCGTTCACCCATGCGCTCACACACAACACTCCGGCCGGAGTGGAGGATTTCCTGCCTGCCGCACGCACGGTTCTCGTGACCTGCCTGCCGACAGCAAATGTGGCACATGTGCTTCATCACCTGAACGAGTTGACGCGCACCATGTCCGCGGCAATCCCGGACGAGCGCGGCGACGAACCACCGTTCACCATCAATGTCCGCTACGACGGTCCCGACCTCGACGACGTGGCAAGGATCCTGAAAATGAGCCGCGCCGAGGTCATTTCAGCTCACACCTCGGCCGTATGGCGATGCGCCTTCATCGGGTTCGCGCCTGGCTTTGCCTATCTGACCTCAGGAGATGCTCGCCTCGACGTCCCGCGCCGAACACAATCGCGGACTGCCGTTCCCGCCGGCGCCGTTGCCCTGGCCGGCGGATACAGCGCGGTGTACCCGCGAGCCTCCCCGGGCGGATGGCAGATCATCGGCAGTACCGACGCCGTGATGTGGGATTTGGATGCCACACCCCCGGCCGCAGTCCAGCCGGGCCGGCGCGTGCGATTCGTGAACGAGGACAAACTGTGA
- a CDS encoding biotin-dependent carboxyltransferase family protein has product MTGLEILETGPLSLIQDLGRTGHLRSGVGVSGAADRRSLRLGNRLVGNSEDAAGVEILMGGLSLRAHQQITLAFTGAPAQAYLDGIPVGHSSVVVAGPGQVVRLDYAPSGLRTYLSIRGGIAVPEILGSRSTDTLSGIGPAPLKPNDVLPIGPTPVVFPLVDVAPVPAVSNGTLDIKVIFGPRADRFSNPETLMQGRWAVSTDSDRIGARLDRVGDDALLQRADGLELPTEGVALGSIQVPPSGQPVIFLADHPITGGYPVVGVVTDADIDRLGQARPGQQIRFTGI; this is encoded by the coding sequence GTGACCGGTCTGGAGATACTCGAAACCGGTCCGCTGAGCTTGATCCAGGACCTCGGCCGGACCGGTCATCTACGCTCCGGCGTCGGCGTGTCCGGCGCTGCTGACAGGCGGTCATTGCGGCTCGGCAATCGACTGGTCGGTAACTCCGAAGATGCTGCCGGAGTGGAAATTCTGATGGGTGGTCTGAGTCTTCGCGCGCATCAGCAGATCACCCTCGCATTCACCGGAGCCCCCGCGCAGGCGTACCTCGACGGCATTCCTGTGGGGCATTCGAGCGTCGTCGTCGCGGGGCCCGGCCAGGTGGTCCGCTTGGATTACGCACCCAGCGGACTACGGACGTACCTGAGCATCCGGGGCGGAATCGCAGTACCCGAAATTCTCGGATCACGCAGTACCGACACACTTTCCGGGATCGGGCCGGCACCACTCAAGCCCAACGACGTACTACCGATCGGGCCAACTCCCGTTGTTTTTCCGCTCGTGGACGTGGCGCCTGTTCCGGCGGTTTCGAACGGAACACTCGACATCAAGGTGATCTTCGGGCCGCGCGCGGATCGATTCTCCAATCCGGAAACCTTGATGCAGGGGCGATGGGCGGTCTCGACAGACTCCGATCGCATCGGAGCCAGACTCGATCGCGTCGGCGATGACGCACTCCTGCAGCGGGCCGACGGACTCGAGTTGCCCACAGAAGGCGTTGCACTCGGTTCCATCCAGGTTCCGCCCAGCGGCCAGCCCGTCATTTTCCTGGCAGATCACCCCATCACCGGCGGATATCCCGTGGTCGGCGTGGTGACCGACGCGGATATCGACCGACTAGGCCAAGCCCGTCCGGGTCAGCAGATCAGGTTCACCGGTATCTGA